The proteins below are encoded in one region of Telopea speciosissima isolate NSW1024214 ecotype Mountain lineage chromosome 10, Tspe_v1, whole genome shotgun sequence:
- the LOC122643555 gene encoding receptor protein-tyrosine kinase CEPR2-like, with protein MPTTCAAPVFQLTRELGHKSDGNNLKDTPPDLSALRSLEILDLSFNYFSGGFPNWFRRALSIFGLKALETLDSSTNSLSGEIPTAISNLQRLNKIELFMNNFTEDIPPELAKLTLLREFDISKNQMSGEIPAEIGNLKNLVVFQLYENYFTGELPSGFGDLQHLEAFSIYRNNLDGY; from the exons ATGCCGACAACTTGCGCCGCTCCTGTTTTTCAACTCACTCGAGAGCTCGGTCACAAATCCGACG GAAATAATCTGAAGGATACCCCACCAGATCTTTCAGCATTGAGAAGCTTGGAGATTCTTGATTTGTCTTTTAACTATTTCTCTGGTGGATTCCCAAATTGGTTTCGCAGGGCCTTG TCCATTTTTGGACTTAAAGCCCTTGAAACATTAGATTCGTCTACCAACAGTCTCTCAGGTGAGATCCCAACAGCGATTTCAAATTTGCAGCGTCTCAACAAGATCGAGCTCTTTATGAACAATTTCACTGAAGATATCCCACCTGAGCTTGCAAAGCTCACACTTCTGCGTGAATTTGACATTTCTAAGAACCAGATGTCTGGAGAAATTCCTGCTGAGATCGGTAATCTGAAGAATTTGGTGGTCTTCCAATTATATGAAAACTATTTCACAGGAGAACTCCCTTCTGGGTTTGGGGATTTGCAGCATCTGGAGGCCTTTTCTATCTACAGAAACAACTTGGATGGTTACTAA
- the LOC122641540 gene encoding putative F-box/LRR-repeat protein At5g54820: MEEKDLDCGGETSNSRDRFSDLPPDILCRILSCIPVTEAVRTNCLSKNWKLLWGSTVVVDLDENRFSKLAKEEIINGSWMGSDTYDLAWRRKLEEKYQLEQEPIRNYRPLCFLYYRDIRFISCVEQWNSFLQERKVSTSTRHLPRFPGRREGPDRIRFKSICDSPPFPFLLKSLKGVKTYSSPLRPSIFSNSQSFSSLEIAFLFSVRVQHNSLSYMISNCPCLVYLHLKNCSLPTNVVLCAPESKLKCLILDRCNSEGYPLNSLNICLPSLLRFEFVGLPPVCFSATNLSNLLDADVGFESESSNGNYKKMFSGLFQGLGHARVLRLSSWCLEVISKVEPLESLAAALENLKHLMLKTRPDNREFLCVAWLLRNCPNMEALSIDLGGSVHVSSDNIDPFGFVEEAWLELQLLRLDWPLHYLKKVQINNYQCRNNEIVFVKYLLKNSLILKELIISPKNLWTPELMPAVDQEELNSFLEKLKTSRKLILALPRISVHAQVSLSEDFYRLL; this comes from the exons ATGGAAGAGAAGGATTTAGATTGTGGAGGAGAAACCAGTAACTCTCGCGATCGATTTAGCGATTTACCACCTGATATCTTGTGCCGCATTCTTTCTTGTATACCAGTAACCGAAGCTGTGAGGACAAACTGCCTTTCCAAGAATTGGAAGCTGTTATGGGGTTCCACCGTTGTGGTCGATTTGGACGAGAATCGCTTCTCAAAACTCGCGAAAGAAGAGATCATTAATGGTTCTTGGATGGGATCTGATACTTACGATCTCGCTTGGAGAAGAAAACTTGAGGAGAAATACCAATTGGAACAAGAACCGATCCGTAATTACAGGCCTTTGTGCTTCCTTTATTACAGAGACATTAGGTTTATTTCTTGCGTCGAGCAGTGGAATTCGTTTTTGCAAGAAAGAAAAGTCTCAACGTCAACGCGTCATCTTCCTCGATTCCCTGGTCGGAGAGAAGGCCCGGATAGGATCCGTTTCAAATCTATCTGCGACTCGCCTCCTTTCCCTTTCCTGCTCAAATCACTTAAGGGTGTGAAAACATACTCTTCCCCCTTAAGACCCTCTATTTTCTCCAATTCCCAGAGCTTTAGCTCTCTTGAGATTGCATTTCTTTTCAGCGTCCGTGTACAACATAACTCACTGTCGTATATGATCTCTAATTGCCCGTGTTTGGTTTATCTTCATCTAAAGAATTGTTCTTTGCCGACGAATGTTGTTCTTTGTGCTCCTGAATCGAAATTGAAATGCTTGATCTTGGATCGCTGTAATTCTGAAGGTTATCCTTTGAATTCCTTGAATATATGTTTGCCAAGTCTCTTGCGCTTTGAGTTTGTTGGGCTTCCACCTGTTTGCTTCAGTGCTACAAATCTCTCTAATCTACTTGATGCTGATGTGGGCTTTGAATCCGAATCCTCGAATGGCAATTACAAGAAAATGTTCTCTGGCCTTTTCCAGGGTCTTGGTCATGCCAGAGTTCTAAGACTTAGTAGCTGGTGTCTCGAG GTTATTTCAAAAGTTGAGCCACTGGAAAGTTTAGCGGCAGCACTCGAAAATCTGAAGCATTTGATGCTAAAGACAAGGCCAGACAATCGAGAATTTTTATGTGTAGCCTGGTTGTTGCGGAACTGTCCTAATATGGAAGCTCTTTCAATAGATCTTGGTGGTTCTGTGCATGTTAGTTCG GATAATATAgacccttttggttttgttgaaGAAGCATGGTTGGAACTACAATTGTTACGTTTAGATTGGCCACTCCATTATCTTAAGAAGGTCCAGATTAACAACTATCAATGCCGAAACAATGAAATAGTATTTGTTAAGTATCTCCTCAAGAAttcattaattttgaaggagtTGATTATCTCCCCTAAGAATTTGTGGACGCCAGAGTTAATGCCTGCTGTCGACCAGGAAGAGTTGAACTCCTTTCTAGAAAAGCTGAAAACCAGCCGGAAGCTAATATTAGCCCTTCCGAGGATTTCTGTACATGCTCAAGTATCACTTTCAGAAGATTTCTACAGGTTGTTGTAG